The following coding sequences are from one Culex quinquefasciatus strain JHB chromosome 1, VPISU_Cqui_1.0_pri_paternal, whole genome shotgun sequence window:
- the LOC6044775 gene encoding zinc finger protein 595: MPCCVTGCPGSVRLVQFPSDSVLRRRWRDVITLAAGTGPTVEEHSLELCEDHFERDSSPAERYREPTRFSDRSGHPVELGSCRLCHRFEVASRLYSLDGPMADVAIGTVLRESFKVQLGDDDFLRFICGVCLTQVGMVLTIQKSFLIKGDPGVENRDRTDPLAEVTCCRLCHRYEPTNTMCFLDDDLTDGVTIGSTLNAILQSEDDLAQLICLNCLAKIDLMRSVQSFFVGKDEEFRGWQREGLVTVDLDCHPELLLEVKVEPVEIQETARKGRKRKAKEKEPKMVKEKPKIECKICNKKFAKNHSLNFHMLIHTGELPHKCSHCDASFRMSTELSKHVMGVHEGKTAYDCKECNVPLATKTEYYRHRKTAHATGYKRVAVLYRCLVCEKSCKSVGEIRNHIEALHAENYPYLECPECPKSQLTCAAHVKVHGYYKHPDNGTVERFPCDTCGKDFDKKTLLQKHVRAVHSEPGTSKEYACSQCDKTFRLYSTYHRHKGTHTGIKRYACTICEQTFSQPTSLKYHMRNVHTLEKPFRCEDCGDSFRLSSAFNKHRDKYHSPNAVVEDKVACPTCLEEFLTKSLLQQHVRSVHEERKEFACLECGKVYKNFANLNRHRDSHNETRKHPCSFCDKSFTQQISLNNHIRNRHTGEEPFMCADCGETFRDSSVFYKHRANQHPNQQAGQTFPCETCGEQFAQKPLLLKHRRSAHLSQLVCPECGKLFSSSSTLNRHLETHSDTRKYGCSFCELSFTQQTSLKNHVRNRHTGETPFGCDKCGEAFRDSSKFYKHRAKCRVESVEVAVKTEPENPLGDDPCP, encoded by the exons ATGCCCTGCTGCGTCACCGGGTGCCCCGGAAGCGTCCGACTGGTTCAGTTTCCGTCCGACAGCGTACTCCGTCGACGCTGGCGCGATGTCATCACGCTTGCGGCCGGAACCGGCCCGACCGTGGAGGAGCATTCGCTGGAGCTGTGCGAAGACCACTTTGAACGGGATTCGAGTCCTGCGGAGCGCTACCGCGAACCGACGCGGTTCAGCGATCG ATCAGGACATCCGGTGGAGCTCGGCAGCTGTCGGTTGTGCCACCGGTTCGAGGTCGCTTCTCGATTGTACTCGCTGGATGGACCGATGGCCGATGTGGCCATCGGGACAGTTCTGCGTGAATCGTTTAAGGTTCAGCTTGGTGATGACGATTTTCTACGGTTCATCTGTGGGGTCTGTTTGACCCAGGTTGGAATGGTTCTGACCATACAGAAGTCGTTCCTCATCAAGGGAGATCCTGGCGTTGAAAATCGGGACAG AACCGACCCGCTAGCGGAAGTGACCTGCTGCCGGCTGTGCCATCGTTACGAACCAACCAATACGATGTGCTTCCTGGATGACGACCTGACGGATGGTGTGACCATCGGTTCGACGCTGAACGCGATCCTCCAGTCGGAAGACGACTTGGCGCAGCTCATCTGCTTGAACTGCTTGGCAAAGATCGATTTGATGAGAAGCGTTCAGAGCTTCTTCGTCGGTAAGGATGAAGAGTTTCGGGGTTGGCAACGGGAGGGTCTGGTCACCGTGGATCTGGACTGCCATCCAGAGCTGCTGCTCGAGGTTAAGGTGGAGCCGGTTGAGATTCAGGAGACGGCGAGGAAGGGTAGAAAGAGGAAGGCGAAAGAGAAAGAGCCAAAGATGGTCAAAGAAAAGCCGAAGATTGAGTGCAAGATCTGCAACAAGAAGTTTGCGAAAAATCACAGTCTTAATTTCCACATGCTGATTCACACGGGCGAACTTCCGCACAAGTGCTCTCATTGCGATGCCAGCTTCCGGATGAGTACGGAGTTGAGCAAGCACGTAATGGGAGTTCATGAGGGTAAGACAGCGTACGATTGTAAGGAGTGCAATGTTCCGCTGGCAACGAAGACGGAATACTACCGGCATCGCAAAACGGCCCACGCAACAGGTTACAAGAGAGTCGCTGTTTTGTACCGATGTCTGGTATGCGAAAAGTCCTGTAAGAGTGTTGGCGAGATACGCAATCACATTGAGGCGCTTCACGCGGAGAACTATCCGTACCTGGAGTGTCCAGAATGTCCAAAGTCACAGCTGACGTGCGCTGCTCACGTCAAAGTTCACGGGTACTACAAGCATCCAGACAATGGAACCGTTGAACGATTCCCTTGCGATACGTGCGGCAAAGACTTTGACAAGAAGACACTGCTGCAGAAACACGTGCGAGCTGTGCATTCGGAACCCGGAACTAGCAAGGAATATGCCTGCTCACAATGCGACAAAACCTTTCGCTTGTACTCAACGTACCACCGGCACAAGGGCACTCACACTGGAATCAAGCGGTACGCTTGTACGATCTGCGAGCAGACCTTTAGTCAGCCAACCAGCCTGAAGTACCACATGCGGAACGTTCACACCCTGGAAAAGCCGTTCCGCTGCGAAGACTGTGGAGATTCCTTCCGTCTCAGCTCCGCCTTCAACAAGCATCGAGACAAGTATCACTCCCCGAACGCCGTCGTCGAAGACAAGGTTGCCTGTCCGACCTGCCTCGAGGAGTTTCTCACCAAGTCACTGCTCCAGCAGCACGTGCGTAGCGTCCACGAGGAGCGGAAAGAGTTCGCGTGCCTTGAGTGTGGCAAGGTTTACAAAAACTTTGCCAATCTCAACCGGCATCGGGATTCGCACAACGAGACGCGCAAGCATCCGTGCAGCTTTTGCGACAAATCCTTTACGCAGCAGATTTCCCTCAACAATCACATCCGGAACCGGCACACCGGCGAAGAGCCGTTCATGTGCGCCGATTGCGGCGAAACCTTCAGGGATAGCTCCGTGTTCTACAAGCATCGTGCGAATCAGCATCCGAACCAGCAAGCCGGTCAAACATTTCCGTGCGAAACGTGTGGCGAGCAGTTCGCACAGAAACCGCTTTTACTGAAGCATCGTCGGAGCGCCCATCTGAGCCAGCTCGTCTGTCCGGAGTGCGGCAAGCTGTTTAGCAGCTCGTCTACGCTGAATCGGCACCTGGAAACGCACAGCGACACCCGGAAGTACGGCTGCTCGTTCTGCGAGCTGTCGTTCACGCAGCAAACCTCGCTCAAGAACCATGTCCGGAACCGGCACACCGGGGAAACTCCGTTCGGCTGCGACAAGTGCGGGGAAGCCTTCCGGGATAGTTCGAAGTTTTACAAGCACCGGGCCAAGTGCCGGGTGGAGTCGGTGGAGGTCGCGGTTAAGACGGAACCGGAAAATCCGCTGGGGGATGATCCGTGTCCGTGA